The sequence CAGACGTGTGCTGCTTTGATATTTTTGGTTTGAAATTGATCATTGTTTTGGTTTATGATGGTTAGCTTTTATTCAATGTACAATTGGACATAAGTTTGGATTCGGTTGAAAGTACTGGCATGTTCTGCTGTGTTTTTTGGCTCTGGCATGTTCTGCTGTGTTTTTTGACTGTGGAGCTATATCTCTCTGATGATTCTTATGAACCTAACTATGTAATTTTGGCTGCATAATAATGATACAGGCAATGTCTTCTCTTTTGGTTTAGGAAGATCATAGGGCTCAAGACCTTGCCTTCTTCGTGTCTGAGAAGGACTTGAATAATGCGGCAAGAATATTATAGTAATCTTCTACCCTTGTCAAATTACTAAAGGGTCTGCAATAATCAAGAAAAGGTGGTTCTGTACCTGTTGAATGTAGTCAGAGTGAGTTCTTGTACTTGAAACCAATAATTCATATTGTTACCTTTCAAGTCAGTTGCTATGGAAGCTTATTAGTAATGCTTTGCTCAATTTGGTATGCCTCAGTTCTATGCTCCGCCTTTTCCAGACTAGTTGCTCAATCTTGAGGAACAAGCAGAATTACCATCTCTCAGCTGCTTTAATTAGCGATCACCTTTTTTTCTCCATCTGCATCTCACCATATTTTTGTACAATAGATGGTTTCCAAACTCATTCACGTGGCTGCATATGAAGCTGAAAATCATTTTGAGCTCTCTTTGAGACAAGCTTTCGAGCTTCTTGAACCAAAATTAAGACCTCCATTTTGTTTGAAGATCCCAAATCCACAAGAATACAAGGAGCTGAATTGGGCTATTCTTTATGGGATTTTATGTGAACCACATTTGGCTAAACCTCATATTAAGCATTTGCATGCAATTGTCACAGATGGTTATGGTCTGATTTGTTATCTGCTTCGAAAGGTTGTTAATGAACTGTATCTTAAACTCGTTGATTCCgcaaaatgtcaaatatttatGGTGACTAAGGAAATGATAAATGTATGTGCTGTAGGGGTTGATGCTGTTTTGATATCCCTGTTGAGGCAAATTGTTGGTGGGGATTTTGGTGAAGGGAATTTATGGTTGTGTTTTGAATTGGTGAGTCTACTTTTGAACAGTTGGAGTTATTTGTTGGAAGAATTACCAGAGGTTATACCAAGTGCATTATATACGTTTTTACGGTTATTGGCAGATCACTGCAGATTATCTGATGCAAAATTGGAGCCTTTGAAGCAATTGGAGATTGCGTTTTGCATTAAAGTAATAAGGGAGCAATTTCACTTTTGTTTGAAGATTGGGAGAGATTTTATTAGACTCTTACAAGACCTAGTTTATGTATCTGAATTTAGAGCTGTATGGAAAGACTTATTATTAAACCCAAGCAACTTTAGGAGTCCTGGGTTTTTtgatatttcaaacttttacTACACAAGAACTTCAAGTCGATATTTCTTACTTCGTATTTCTCCAGAAATGGAGGCCCAACTGCGATTTTTAATGACCAATGTGAAACTGGGCTCTCAAAACCGCTACCAGATGTGGTTTGCCAAGAAGTTTCTACATGGGTCTGAGAGTGAAATGATCATTTCTGACATTGTTCGATTTATATGTTGTGCACACCATCCTCCAAATGAAGTCATTCAGTCTGATATTATTCCAAGATGGGCTGTTATAGGATGGCTTTTGACATGTTGCAGGAAGAATTATATTAAAGCCAATGTAAAACTTGCTCTATTTTATGATTGGCTTTTCTTTGATGATCAAACTGACAAAATTATGAACATTGAGCCTGCAATGTTGTTAATGGTATTTTCCATACCTAGATATAATGATATGGTTCACACTCTTCTTGAATTTTTATTCCTTCTTGTGGACAACTATGATGTGGAAAGGAAGGATAAAATAGCATTGGGCGTCTCTTCAGCTTTTAGTGCACTTATCAAAAAAGGAGTAATTTCCTCATTGGACACTTTGATTTCTTTTGACGGCCTTTCTCCATTACTACGAGACAGGCTTAGGGTACTTTCATCAGGTAAGAAGTTTCAGGTTCCAAATGAATTGCAATTATTTATACCCAATCACTCTGTGAATCCTCTGCCTTCTTCGAGTAAATCCTGTGCAGGCTTTATATATTCAGAAAGCCATCCTAGCTGCATTGTAGGCAATGTAAATGCTACACCTGTTGGTTCTTCTGTTCCTATTGTGGTAGATGTATCTGCCCCTCATCATTCAGTTGTGACGGATGTTCAGCAATGTGACAATATAGAAATTTTGGTGAAAAATCTTGGTGCAGTTACTAGAAAATCCTATAAAATGGGCCTCAAAACTCTGGAAGAACTTCTAGTTTTATTTCTCTCGCTTAATGACAATGGACAAGCTGGCAGAACAATAAACACTGAAATTCTGTCTTCCAGAATAGTAAATACCTACGACTTGTGTGGGTATAAACTATTTTGTGCTCTTGAATTACCTCCAAATGGTTCCAGTTATAATGATGAAATAGAATCTGCCACTGCCTTAATAATCCGTACGTTCATCTTTTATCATGAGAAAAATATACAAGAATTGCTTCTGTTTTGTTCTAGGAATGGTTTGCCTGTGGGAGCGCGATTGTTATCTTATGTATCTCGTCTGGCTTATGAAGCGAACAAAGCAGGTTTAACAGGTAACGTTGAGTTTGAGAACATCGATAGTGCGGAAATTGATTCGAAGCCGCAGTTATTGTTGTTCCATCTGAATGGGTACTATTGTTTCAGGAATGGTATGGGAGGAAACCCCCAAGATACAGTTGTCTCTTTTTCTGAAATAGACAAGGAGGTGATTGCTAAGTTGGTAACAAATGCCTTTTCTGCTTATAAATGTTTCCTTGtttattcaaaagatattttgcaCAAAGATGCAGATGTATCTTTAACCAAGCTCTTTTATCTTGATTTGATGTCCTGTGTGGAATGGAATGCGAGGAGAGTGAAATTTTTATTCCATTGTATTTTTTATCTTCTCTCAGATCTATGCATATGCAAGGAGGAGATTGTTAAATTACTTGTTACTCTGTTGGATGACACTGATCTTGTTAATATGCAGTTCGAGATTATTGCAAAGAAATTTTGTGTGTTTGGTAAGGACACTaaatctatttttcttttagttaagAGCTCTTTGAATTGGGGTTGTCTTGAACAACGTAAACTCTGGGGCTTGATAAGGTCAGAGCTTATAGTTTCGAAGGTTCAAGTCGAGAGCTTAGTTTTGAAACTTTTCTGCTTGGGTGTATTAGATGCAAGCAAGCATGCCATTGCCATTGAAGGTCTTCTAAACTTGTGCTGTTATAATGCACCATCACCTGAGCTTGTTGAGGCAATCATGTTATTACCCAATGATGCATTTCATGGTTTCTCTGCCGCGGTCTTGGCTTCCTGGGTTGTATCGAACGAGTCAATGCTATTTGATAGCCTGGTTGATTTTGCAGAGAAACTTGGGAAGATGAGTGAGAGTGAGGTTGTGGTAAATCATTCTGCAATCTTATGGCTGGTGAATCATTTTAGGGCACAAGGACTGAGTGACTCAACAATTTACAGCAACCTGTATGGAAATATTGTGGGTGGAAAAGGAAAGTAGTGATGGAAGTGTGGGGTTTTGTATCAAATGTAAGTATGAGACTGACTTTCCTAACTGTTTTTGGTTGCTGATTTTCCTTGAAAATTTCTTTAGGTTTAGattcatgttttcatgtttaAAATCTATGATATTTGctaatagttttggaattcaaTGGTGGAGATaaaaaatttcattcatattccAAGTGTTATGAGTTATTGAGgggattatttatttatttatttattttttaaattttgggatgTGTCTTGTGTGTTTGTTTTTaagtaaaaattttaatttctttactaGCCCTGAAGATTTGAATGATTAAGCTTTCGAGTTTTGGGGAAACGAatccaaaagtgtttttaagTGTAGAAAAAAAGTGttattaaacacttaaaaagtcAATCTAAACATACCCATAATTTCACACCTACACAACTCTAAATCAGTTTCAATCCTACTACTATGATGTAGGAGAAATGTTAGATagttattaatataattagtttatattatttttttttgttaattataggttaattagcattttagatttatttagttatttttcatatattttcttGCAAGGCAATAAATAGCTTATGAAATTAGAATAATTTTTGTTCTTAGAGTCTCAGGTCTTGATCTGTTGCAGGTTGTATTGTGAAAGAAAGCTATGGTTCTTCTAGACAACAATATACATCTATGATTGAAGTATTTGGGAGTAAGGGTGAGAAAAACCCCTTCCTCCACTTCACCCCCTTTTAATCATGGATCTTCGATTTCCCATCCCTACCGTTGTACTCAAAATCAAGGGTTGAAAACTTTACCAGATGAAGAATGTGATGACAGACTTAAAAAGATGAAGGAGAAAGGCAGAAAGTTTTAATGGAAAAACATGCTAGGGGATCACTTGCAAGATCAAATAGGGAAGCAACCCACAAGGAAAGAAGGATTTAGAGACGATCCTTCTCACTCAAATCCATCTTCAGCAGGAAACAATGTTAGCTGTATTCTACGGCGAAGTTATCGGTTGACTCGAGAAAAGTGGTTCATCGACATCAGGAAGGACGTTTGTCCGAGTAATTCAGGTAAAGCATTTCAATACCAATAGTCAGAAAAACTATCTAAGCAAACAAATCAGATTTGTTCATTGATCATAGTAGACTGCCACTTATACATCCCAGCATTTACAGAGCTGATGATGCTGCTTCTGTTAACGAGGTTCTTGATGGTACAAACTGCACATCGCCTGCACATTTTTGGTAAATAACATTGTTTCGGAGTGCTTGTATCGGTTTCGGTTTTCCTCGTGACTGAATTGTCAATTGTCAATTCAGCATTGTCAATTCAAGGCAATCGAGGTCGAAGTGACTGAAGAAGACATGGAGAAGTTTCATAATCTGTTTAGGTTGGTGGTTTCTTACTGGATTCACTTTGGATATGAAAATGTAGAAGCATAGTACTTAGTTGTGGATATTATCATATGAGTTTTAGGTGCATCCCGAACATCACCCATCTTTATGCATCCCATTCtcatcacattcatagaaaaataattaaaatatttcaaaaaaggaGAAGAATTTGTCACATGACAAATTGTGATTGGACAATTTAGTGGGATCACAAAGATAGGTATTGTTTGGAATGCACTAAAGTATTTTTCTTATCATATAGCTTGAAATGTGaagaaaaatttatatatagatgaaatttatacaaatttgCAGCTCCATACCTTCAGCTGGTTAGAACTTGTACTATTCTGAATTTATCAATCAAAGCCTTCTTTTTGCTTACATTTTCTCTTCCATCCAACCATTCATGTTCTCTTTTGTGTCATCTAAATTGATCCATCTTGCTTGTGCATATGATTCTTCCATGTCAGATATTTTATCTTGAAAAACGTGCTTCATGGTTTTGATGAATAACAATTAGGacgactttatttatttaaagcaTGTATACAGCCTATACTTCTTTAAGGAAAAACATCTAGTAGTAAAAATTCATTGTCTATATTTGTAACTTGTACACATTTGAAGTGAATGAGTGTGTTACTCCAGCCTTTTAAAAGTGTTTATtggtatataaaaaaaatattactgttttttaaattttgtagggTTTGGCTAAAATTTGTGGGGTAAAAAGTTTCTTTGGTTAGTGTTGTGTTGGTTTACTTTTAAAGATCACTATGAGGGTTAAAAAATAGAATTATCTAGAATTTTACCTAAGGTGAACAATcttttggtaattattttgttttttattttagaaaattaagcatattttctcattttcttacgattgtttgcatttttttaagtataggacttgaatttttagtcaaatttcaaaaacaaaacaagttttcaaaaactattttattaagtttttgaaatctaactttgttttttaaaatattgataaaaagtagataacaaagtaagaaatttagaggtgaaacgGGGAtttttaggtttaattttcaaaactaaaaattaaaaatcagaTGATTACCAAACAGTTTGAACGTTTGCCATGTTGGTTGGAGTAAAGAGTACAGCGTTGCTCAATTGAAAAGTGTGTCGTGAACCAACACATCCAAAGAAAgaaagggaaggaggaagggTAATAACTTTGATATAATGTGGTATAATTTTATCCAAACTTATATCTATGTGGTCCTCTCCAAAGAAACAACAAAAAGTGGAGGTGAGAGATTCAAATATCTCATCTCATGATTGAGAATGCGTAATTTATAATAGTCGAGTTATATACACTTTGgccaaaaatgaaatttattacTATAAAATATACTAAACAATCACTATGATATCAAGGTTTAAAATGCCAATATTGACGAGAATTTCAAGATCTCAATTTTACGAAAATGTCGATGGAAATATCGATGAAATGTTAATGTcgatatatatttttgaaaagattataaaactaaaaaaatcaaataaactaaataaatcaataaataacattttatggcttttaaagaagcaaaaaaatgtttatctttatattatattcatattattaatattttgttattttttttaatgaattttgtaTGATACAATGAAATACCACTTCACCTTTGTACCAATGTCAAATGcatggaaatgaaaaaaattcaatatatcaatagaaatttaatactgcatataatatatatatccaaATTAACTCAATTCGGTTAAGACATATGTCttaacatttaatttgaatgtcATTATTTATTCGAAGGAATGAActaaataatgatatttttaatATCATGCTTTTTTCGTAGAtcatatattcaaaattaattacttTCGTATTGTAAAAATAACATTCCCCTTCttgaaaaggagaaaaaaaaaaaaaaaaaaactcccttTGATCATAACTTcacatttaaataaaactttaattgaaattttaacgATATGTGTCATTAAAAAGTCCAATATGAAAGTgtgaaacaaattaaattacCTTTAGAGATAGAACTGTTTTTTTTCAGTAAAATTAAATGGACtgttaaaaacataaaaaaatcaacCGTTGAGCATATTTTTTCCATTATAAAAATGGTTGAAGTTGAGTACAAACTTCATCAACAAAGttcttcaaaaaataattttttttttaaaaaaaaagaggaaaatttttGATCGACAAAGCACAAAGAATGGCCACTTTAATTGCTCCCAAGTATTTCTCTCCTGTTGAAGATGCAGAAAATATCAAGAAGGCTTGTCTAggtttttcttctctcttcctcttccatttAGTGCTTGTCTAATTTAAGTATTTGTTTTAGCTCAACGATCTAGAATAGATCAAATCATCGACTTTTGAAATGATAATTAGTACATTATCTATTGAGTTATGTTGTATAAAGACTTTTGAAATTACTAAAACGAAAAACGAAAAACGATATACGTTTTGGTTTtattaattcttatactattaGTTTTCTTTAGGAATTAATATTATCGAGTTATGCTGTGTAAACACTTTTGAAATAATAGTTATAAATGTGTCATTTATGTACTTTCTTTGACGGTGGACTTAAGGACtagaaaaaatagttaaaaaatgtatttatgaTAGTTTTTTAGAGTCATGAAAACATGTTTTAGTAGTACTAAATCCTAGAGTTCATAAAGGATATTCTAACAAAAGAGTAATACTTGCAACTATCTTCATGCATCTTTTTAATTACATAGTAAAAAAAGTTCagtatattatttatatatatatatatatataatatatatatatatatatatatatatttgccaCATGACAAATATTAATTGAATATCTGGGTGAGCTGCACGAAAATGGGTGCAATCCGGGTGCAATCCGAGAAGCAcctaaataattttctttaacaaATGTTTGATGCTTTGCCAAAGTGAGTACAGTTCAACGGTAATTGATACGAACTCTGTCTTTTGAAGTTGGAGGTTCAGATCTTCATATCCCACTCGTACTAAAAAAAGTGTTTGATGGTTTAGAGATTTGTGTATTTATGTTGAAGGTTTGGGGACAGATGAGAAGGCCATAATATCCATTTTAGGCCACAGAAATGCAACTCAAAGGAAGCTTATAAGGTTGGCTTATGAAGAAATCTACAATGAGGATCTCATTCACCAACTCAACTCTGAACTTTCTGGGGACTTTGaggtatatataaatatatatataatgtatgtttttattgtgttctaagtttaattttgtaacaaatTATGATTgatgaattttgaataatatgTTATGGTATTATCACACAGAGAGCTATATGCCACTGGACACTTGATCCGGCTGATCGAGACGCCGTTTTAGCAAACAATGCATTGAAAGCATCGACACCCGATTACCGTGTTATCATCGAAATAGCATGTGTTCGGTCTGCTGAAGATCTTTTAGCAGTAAAACGAGCTTATCGGTTTCGATTCAAACATTCTCTCGAAGAAGATGTAGCCTTTTGCACAACAGGAGATATCAGAAAAGTaacttattttataactttCTAAGCATTTAAAAAGGTGTTTTAAAGTGAAAAGTAGAATTTttaacacttgaaaagttatttCAAACAAGTCCAAAAGTTCAAAATCTGTGAAAAGGGGATTATTATTAgagtatttataaaaattagcCATTTTGCAGCTTCTTGTGGCAGTGGTGAGTGCTTATAGATATGAAGGCAATGAGATTGATGAAAGTATTGCAGAATTAGAAGCAAACATTGTTCATAATGAAATCAAAGGCAAAGCTTTTAAGAATGAAGATATTATTAGAATTCTTAGCACAAGAAGTAAGCCACAGCTTAATGCAATTTTCAATCGCTATAGAGATATCCATGCCACATCCATCACCAAGGTAttacaatacaaaattttataatCTTAATCGAATATTATAGACCTATTTGGTAATGTTTTCGTttcttgtttattgtttatcattttctttttttatccatagttttttttttcttgaaaagggAAACCATACATTTTTTTGTAACCATTTCTGtttctttgtttatttgaaatttaatattaaaaatgtaagaactttacatgaaaaataagtttttcaaataaaataaaaaaatttatgttttatttattttcaatatttattattagagaaattttcacatatagaaaaaatgtcaaattatttacgaaaatagtaaaaaaaaaaaaaaaacattggtagacactaatagactatcaacttttatcataaaaatattaaaattttgttattttgtgtaaatagtttcatttatttttctatttttgaaaatccccctATATGTGATGCATTTTATAAGTGAAAAATGGTAAATaagatttttaatatttatgtttggaaaaaaatagaaaaaaccaataaatttaaaacttgAATCGTTAATTTCTAGAATTCTTACACAAATTTAGAAAcacttttgaaaaatgaaaaataagaaacaacTAGTACCAAACACTTCGGTTTTTCAAGAACTAAAACGAGAAATTGAAACACAAAACGTAAACGTTATCAAACGGAACGTGTATTTCTCATCTCCAATATTTTTCTTATGCTATTATTCATAACTCTAATTACTTTGAAATGAAGAAATATAGTTAGATCATTTTGATAGCGtttgaatatttatttcttaatttctcTTAGAGctctaaataaaagaattatttCTTTGAAGTGGgtgaagtttttaaaatttatttttttctttttattttccacTTTAAGATTCTCATTAATGCATGtgggttttgatttttgaattacAGGGTTTGATAGGTCACCCAACTGACGAATATCTTGCTGCATTAAGAACTGTTATAAGATGCATTAGAGATCCAAAAAAGTATTATGCAAAGGTACATAATTTAATCAATCCACACAATATTTGTTAAATTTAGTTGATTAGAAgcttaattaaaatattttgatgatgGTTCGGTCGCAACAAAGAAATTAGAGGTTATCGAATAATCTCTAACTAATTAACATATATACTCTCTTAaagatacatatatattttatcaatccGTCCATTGCTCTTTAATGAAAATTAAGTCATAGATAAGATGACACTAAAAAACTGTCATAAACGTTACaacatccatttttttttttttttttgtcgaaagtgcttttttattttcatatatattttatcaatccGTCCATTgctcttttctttttgtttaatgAAAAGTCCAATTTGTTGTAGTGACACTATATCaagctcatttttttttctttcaactcCTATATCTGTGCTACTAAAACCATGTTGATGTTTAGGTTTTGCGAAACACGATGAACACGGTCGGGATCGACGGAGATGCTCTTAGTAGAGTGATAGTGACAAGAGCAGAAAAAGATTTGAAGGAGATTATGGAACTGTATTTGAAGAGAAACAATACATCTCTTGAGGAAGCTGTGAGTAGAGAAATAGGAGGAGACTACAAAGCCTTTCTTCTAGCACTCTTGGGCAGTGATGAACATTTGAACCTTATGGATTAAGTcccaaaattattattattattattttcccaTATactttttagaataagttttattaaacAACATAGGGTTTTGGATGGTGATTCTATGGTTCTATAGGAAATTCCTAAACATTTCCTTTtccatttattttcttttgtgatATTCCTAGTTTCTATCTTTTAGATGGATTCTAGTCATAGGTTTgctttaataataaaaatgaagtgcctaattttattatttatttatttattttatgttaagTTACATTTTTGAAGCATTAATCTTGATTTATAATTTAGCCTTTGTGATCTTAGGAGTTTCATAATGTCATTATCAtttattaaaagttaaaaaaacacATCTGATCCTTAACTTTAATGAAAGTAACAATTTGGTTTTAAAACTTTAGttagtaacaatttagtccttacaCTTCCagaattataacaatttagtttatttattacataataaaaattgacacttagttttgatgaaaattttcatgATAAAGTCTAActtgttacaaatttcaaaatatagaaactaaattgcTAGTTATTAAAGttcaatgactaaattgttataaatttgaaagtacaatgactaaattgtCACAGATTATAattcaaagactaaattgttacttccaTGAAAATTCAGAGACCAAAAATGCTTTACAACCTTGAGAATAAAGATATTTCAATGGTGTGATTTTAAAcaaccaacatttttttttgaaaataacaaccaACAACTTTTAtcgagaagaaaatgaaataatacaaGGACGTTAAAAAAAAGGACAAGCCCAAAAAAAAATACCCTACTGAGACCTATCAAAGTTTTCAGAATGTTTTTGCTCAACTCcccaaaatcaaattgaaagaaTGTgtataatctcaaataaactaCCAATGCAGGACAAAGAACGTAACACAATGTTTATACAATATGAAATAGATCAATATAACAGAACAAACATTAGTAATAGCTAAGTAGCATTATACATCTCAAAGTTCTTTCAAGTCTGGCAACTCTAAAACTGGGTTTGATCAGACAGTGATCTCTTATATACAAAGCAAGTAATTGGCTCACTTCTTTCTGGAAACAGCAGCAGCAATACCACCAGCAAGCAGTCCTACAGCAGTCGCTGCAATGCCGATGCCGATCACACCATCTATATTCCCCAAGCAAGAGTGATAATGAATGAAAATGTTCagttttaaatgaatttttggTTAAATTGGGATAAAGAAAGATTAGAAGTCCGGTAGAAATGCcatagctcaattgacatagtCTTTGTACTATCAACCTCGAAGTCAAAAATTCGATTCCTCCATCTTACATAttgtcaaaaaagaaaaagaaacaagtcTAGGAGAAATCGATACCTTTAGTGATCCGGTCTTCGATTGATTTCTTCAGTGTCCTTGCCTGTCTCCAGTCTGGTGCAATCTGAGAATCAAGCATCAAAATGGTTGAACTCCAAAGTTCTAAAATTCAATCATCAATGGTTCATAAGAAGTGCCACATTCAGTTTCTGAGAGTTCCAATTTTATGAAATGTTATATGTATGTCTCATTTTGGTTactaaatttataaaacaatCTAGATGTGTTATCCCAAAAGTCATAA comes from Benincasa hispida cultivar B227 chromosome 2, ASM972705v1, whole genome shotgun sequence and encodes:
- the LOC120071465 gene encoding integrator complex subunit 3 homolog isoform X1; the protein is MVSKLIHVAAYEAENHFELSLRQAFELLEPKLRPPFCLKIPNPQEYKELNWAILYGILCEPHLAKPHIKHLHAIVTDGYGLICYLLRKVVNELYLKLVDSAKCQIFMVTKEMINVCAVGVDAVLISLLRQIVGGDFGEGNLWLCFELVSLLLNSWSYLLEELPEVIPSALYTFLRLLADHCRLSDAKLEPLKQLEIAFCIKVIREQFHFCLKIGRDFIRLLQDLVYVSEFRAVWKDLLLNPSNFRSPGFFDISNFYYTRTSSRYFLLRISPEMEAQLRFLMTNVKLGSQNRYQMWFAKKFLHGSESEMIISDIVRFICCAHHPPNEVIQSDIIPRWAVIGWLLTCCRKNYIKANVKLALFYDWLFFDDQTDKIMNIEPAMLLMVFSIPRYNDMVHTLLEFLFLLVDNYDVERKDKIALGVSSAFSALIKKGVISSLDTLISFDGLSPLLRDRLRVLSSGKKFQVPNELQLFIPNHSVNPLPSSSKSCAGFIYSESHPSCIVGNVNATPVGSSVPIVVDVSAPHHSVVTDVQQCDNIEILVKNLGAVTRKSYKMGLKTLEELLVLFLSLNDNGQAGRTINTEILSSRIVNTYDLCGYKLFCALELPPNGSSYNDEIESATALIIRTFIFYHEKNIQELLLFCSRNGLPVGARLLSYVSRLAYEANKAGLTGNVEFENIDSAEIDSKPQLLLFHLNGYYCFRNGMGGNPQDTVVSFSEIDKEVIAKLVTNAFSAYKCFLVYSKDILHKDADVSLTKLFYLDLMSCVEWNARRVKFLFHCIFYLLSDLCICKEEIVKLLVTLLDDTDLVNMQFEIIAKKFCVFGKDTKSIFLLVKSSLNWGCLEQRKLWGLIRSELIVSKVQVESLVLKLFCLGVLDASKHAIAIEGLLNLCCYNAPSPELVEAIMLLPNDAFHGFSAAVLASWVVSNESMLFDSLVDFAEKLGKMSESEVVVNHSAILWLVNHFRAQGLSDSTIYSNLYGNIVGGKGK
- the LOC120071465 gene encoding uncharacterized protein LOC120071465 isoform X2, with product MVSKLIHVAAYEAENHFELSLRQAFELLEPKLRPPFCLKIPNPQEYKELNWAILYGILCEPHLAKPHIKHLHAIVTDGYGLICYLLRKVVNELYLKLVDSAKCQIFMVTKEMINVCAVGVDAVLISLLRQIVGGDFGEGNLWLCFELVSLLLNSWSYLLEELPEVIPSALYTFLRLLADHCRLSDAKLEPLKQLEIAFCIKVIREQFHFCLKIGRDFIRLLQDLVYVSEFRAVWKDLLLNPSNFRSPGFFDISNFYYTRTSSRYFLLRISPEMEAQLRFLMTNVKLGSQNRYQMWFAKKFLHGSESEMIISDIVRFICCAHHPPNEVIQSDIIPRWAVIGWLLTCCRKNYIKANVKLALFYDWLFFDDQTDKIMNIEPAMLLMVFSIPRYNDMVHTLLEFLFLLVDNYDVERKDKIALGVSSAFSALIKKGVISSLDTLISFDGLSPLLRDRLRVLSSGFIYSESHPSCIVGNVNATPVGSSVPIVVDVSAPHHSVVTDVQQCDNIEILVKNLGAVTRKSYKMGLKTLEELLVLFLSLNDNGQAGRTINTEILSSRIVNTYDLCGYKLFCALELPPNGSSYNDEIESATALIIRTFIFYHEKNIQELLLFCSRNGLPVGARLLSYVSRLAYEANKAGLTGNVEFENIDSAEIDSKPQLLLFHLNGYYCFRNGMGGNPQDTVVSFSEIDKEVIAKLVTNAFSAYKCFLVYSKDILHKDADVSLTKLFYLDLMSCVEWNARRVKFLFHCIFYLLSDLCICKEEIVKLLVTLLDDTDLVNMQFEIIAKKFCVFGKDTKSIFLLVKSSLNWGCLEQRKLWGLIRSELIVSKVQVESLVLKLFCLGVLDASKHAIAIEGLLNLCCYNAPSPELVEAIMLLPNDAFHGFSAAVLASWVVSNESMLFDSLVDFAEKLGKMSESEVVVNHSAILWLVNHFRAQGLSDSTIYSNLYGNIVGGKGK